A stretch of DNA from Cellulomonas xiejunii:
GCGGGCACCCGCAGGCTCGCGGGCGCCGCCGTGATGGTCGCGTCGCCGGACGTCGTGCTCGACGTGACCTGCGTGCTGTAGGTGCGGGCGGTCGAGCCGAGGTTCTGCACGGTGACGGCCTTGCGGATCGTCACGGGCTTGTCGGCGAGCGGCACGACGCCGAAGCTCACGGACGTCTGCTGCGGCTGCTCGGCGTTGTAGAGCAGCGTCTCGTTGGTGACCGCTGCGAGCGCGTCGACCCGCCCCGAGCCGACGCGTGCCGGTCCGTAGAACAGGTCACCACCGGGCTCGGTGGCGACGTCGTGCGTCGCGGTGTTGATGATGGCGGCCTTGATCTGCGCGGCCGTCCAGCCCGGGTGCGCCTCGCGGACGAGGGCGGCGATGCCGGCGACGTGCGGCGACGCCATGGAGGTGCCGTTGCTCGACGAGGCTCCGGTACCCGTGCCGACGTTCGCGGACACGATCTGCTGTCCCGGTGCCGCCACGTCGGGCTTGCCCCAGCCGAGGGAGCCGTGCGCGCCACGGGACGACGACGGGCTGAGCGTGTCCGCCGCGACGTCCTGCCGCGTGCTGAGGGCCAGCCCGGGGTCGATGCGCGCGACGAGCGTGCCGGCCTCGATCTCGGGCAGCAGCGCGTCGGTGGTGGCCGCCGTCATCTGGAAGCCCGGGATGGCCGTGTTGCCGGCGATGCCGGCGGCGAAGACCGGGAGCTCGGTCGGCAGGAGCACGCCGACCGCACCGGCGGCCGTCGCGTTGTTGAAGCGCAGGCCCGAGCCGCACGCGCGGGTCGCGTCGTCGTCGTCCCACCACAGGTAGGCGATCTTGCCGGCGACGGCTGCGGCCTGCTCGGCCGTGAACGCGGTGCACCCGTCGAACCGCGCACCGACGTACGCGACCGGGGCCGTGACGTCCTCGCCGGCGTAGCTGACGGAGTTCTGACCGGCGTGCTGCCCGACGAGGCCGGTGTCGGACGCCTCGACGACCTCCATCGCGTCGAACGCCAGGTCCTTGCCGACCGACCACGCGACCGTCAGGCCTGCGGCGCCGTTGCCGGGCGAACCGCCGATGTCCTCGACGTCGCCCTCGTTGCCGGCGGACAGCACGACGGTCGTGCCGAGCGCGGTGAGCTCGGCCACCTGCGCCGACTCGGGGTCGTCGGCGGGTGCGCCGGCCGCCCCGAGGGAGAGGTTGAGCACGTCGATCCGGTCGTCGTACGCGCCGTCGCCGTTCGGGTCGGCCGCCCAGTCCAGCGCGAGCGACGTGAGGTCGGTCGAGCCGGCGACGTCACCGAAGACCTTGAGGGCGTACAGCCCGGCCTCGGGGGCCGTACCGGGCCCGACGGGCCAGTCGAGCACGGACGCGAGCGCGGTGTAGTCGCCGTCGAAGGTCTCGCCGTCCGGGGTGATGCCGTACCCGGCCGCGGTGCCGGCGACGTGCGTGCCGTGCCCGTGCACGTCGATGGGGTTCTGGTCGGGCGCGGGGACGCGCTGCGCGGCCTCGCCGCCCGCGTCGTAGTCCCGCCCGGCGAAGTCGTAGCCGCCGAGGTACTTGGTGGGGTCGAACGCGTCGGCCGGGACCGGGCCGGTGCCGTCCGCGCCGTACGCGGCCTCGTACGCCTCGACCGTGCCGGGGCCGCCGAAGTCGGCGTGCGTGTAGTCGATGCCGGTGTCGATGATGCCGACGGTGACGTCGGTCCCCAGGACCCCGGTGCTCTGCCACGTCGCGAGGGCCTTCGTGAACTCGACCTGCGCGGCGTTGTCGAGGGTGCGCTCGGCGACCAGGCGCACGGAGCGCACGTCGGGGTCGTCGGCGAGCGCGCGCACCTGCGCGGCGTCTCCGAGCACGAGGGCACCGGACACGAGGTTGGTCGTCGTCGCGAGCCGCTGCGGCTCGCTGGTCGCGGCCTGCACGGTGCTCGGCGACGCCTCGGCCGGGACGACGTCCTCGGCCGTGGCCTGGGTGACGGCGGCCGCTGCGCGCACCTGCGCGGGGCTCCCGCCGTCGGCGGCGACCTCGACGCCGGACGGGGTGGTCAGCTCGACGAAGGCGGTGACGTGCCCGTCGGCCTCGGCGAGCGCGTCGCCGACGCCCTCGACCCGGTCGATCGTGACGTCACCCGCGACGGCGAGGCCGGACAGGTCGTCGGGTGGTGGCGCCGCCGTGGCTGCGGGTGCGCCCAGCAGGGCACCGGCGAGGACGACGGAAACGGCTGTCAGCGCGGAGATCGGACGACGTGGCATGCGGTCTCATCCCGGGGGTCGGACGAAGTGGTGCGGGCAGGCGTCACGACGGCGGACCCCCGGGACGTCATACCCGGGTGTGGCTGCTGTCACAGCCCGGGCACGGGGTGCACGCTACTGACCAGTAGCCGATTCGTCACGTCATCTCCACAAAATCCGCCTCGCACGCTTCGCCCGGTTCAGCGGCGGGGGCCGTGGGGCGGTCCGTGGTCAGCGTGGGACGAGCGTCTCCACGCCGTGCGGCGGGGTGGGGACGGACGTGCGTGGCGTCGCCTCGGCGGCCCCGGTGCGCTCGGCGATGACGCGGGCGGTGACGATCGGGATCGACCCCGTCCGTGGGACGTCCGCCGCGGCCGGCGCTGCCGTGAACCGCGGCTTGCGGCCGGGTCGACCCCGGAACCGGCGGGCCTCGATGCCCTCGAGGGTCGACGCGCGCCACACGGCGCCACCGTTGAGCCGCCCGTCGGGCTGCGGGAGCCACGCCACCTTGCGGGAGAGCCAGACGCGGATCGTGGCGTGCTCGACGTCGAGGCGCCGCGCGAGCCGCGCGATGTCGTAGAGGTCGTCGAGGCCGGTGGGGGGAGCGGGGGTCGAGGGGACGGTGCCGACCGGGTCGGGCCGCACGTCGTCTGCAGGCACGGGCCAAGGGTAGGCGACTCGGGACGCGATTGTGTGACGGCTGGGTAACAGGATGTGCACAACATCTTCGCGCGCTCGAGGCCTCAAGTGGTCTGGACGTCCGTCCGAGACACTTAACGTGTTTCGCGTGAGTGACAGAAAGTTCGGTCTGCGTCGGCGCTCGGGCGGCAGGCACGCCGCCCCGGCCCCCGCGTCGGCGTCCATGCCCCGCGCCCTGAGTCTCGTCCGCGTCCCCCGGCGCATCGCCCAGGGGGGTGTCGCGCTCGGGCTCGTGCTGAGCACGGGCGCCGTCGTCGTGACCGCCCAGGCGGACGAGCGCGCCCCCACATCCGTCGTCGCCGGGGGCACCCTGGCGCGGGCCTCCGCCGACGCCCCCCCGACGGGCCTGGCGGCGCTGTCGCGCGCCGAGGCGGTCGACGACGCGATGGCCGCCGTCGACGAGGTCTCGCGCGTCCGGGCCGAGGCCACGCAGGCCGCCGTGCCGGACGACGCCCTCGCCGAGCTCGACGCCGCCACGGCCGAGCTCCAGGCGGCGATCGCGGAGGCCGACGTCGAGCCGGTCGTCCCCCGCGAGCGCTCCGTCTCCCGCAACGCCGAGCGCTCCGACGCGGACGTCACGACTGATGACGCCGAGACGCCGAGCACGCTCACCCCCGACGCGGCCACCGTCGAGCCCGAGACGCCCGCCCCCGACGCGCCGGAGGAGCCTGCCGAGGCGGCGTCCGACGCCGACGTGCTGACCGGGTCGACGCTCCCCGACGTCACCGATCCCGCGACGGCGCCGCTGCGGGAGGCTCTCGACCGCGTCCGCGAGGCCGCGCAGGTCGTGCTCACCACGACCGAGCAGAAGCGCGCCGAGGCGGAGGCGGCACGGGTGGCCCAGCAGGTGGCCGAGCAGGCCGCCGCGGCCGAGGCCGAGCGCGTCGCCGCCGAGCAGGCGGCCCGGCGCGCCGCGTGGAAGGCGTCCCTGCAGGGGTACCAGAACGGCAAGGTGCCCGCCGAGGCCCTGTGCGGCCTGTCGTTCGCCGCCGGTGCGCAGCTGCGCTGCGACGCGGCCGAGGCGCTCGAGGCTCTCGGTGCCGCGTACGCCGCACGGTTCGGGACGCCGCTGGCGGTCACCGACTCCTACCGCTCGTACGGCGGCCAGGTCGCGTGCCGCGCCGCCAAGGGCAGGCTCTGCGCGACACCCGGCACGTCGAACCACGGCATGGGCGTGGCGGTCGACCTCGCCGGCGGCGTGCAGACCTTCGGCAGCGCGCAGCACCAGTGGATGCGCGAGAACGCCCCCGCGTACCAGTGGACGCTGCCCGGCTGGGCGCAGGCCGGCGGCAGCAAGCCGGAGCCGTGGCACTGGGAGTACGTCGGCTGAGTCATACGATCGGCTGCATGACCGAGCCGACGTCACCGGCGCGCCCCCTCGTCGGACGCGGGGCGGAGCTCGACGACCTCGACGAGCTCCTCTCGTCCGTCGCCACGGGGGGCGGCGCGACCGTCCTGCTGGAGGGCGAGGCAGGTGTGGGACGCACGCGGCTCGTCGAGGCGCTGCAGGGCACCGCCGAGCTCCTCGGCGTCGAGGTCCGCCTGGGCCGGGCCGTCGGGCCGGGGGCGGCGCCCTACGCGTTGCTCACCGACGCCCTCCTCGGTCCCGCACGCGGACGCGACGACGCCGGCCCCGTCGTCGCCGAGCTCGCGGCGCTCCTCGAGGTGCTGCCGCCCGAGCGTGCCGACGCACCCGCGCGGTTCGCCCGGGCCGACGAGCTGTTCGCAGCGCTCGTGCGTCGCCGTGGTGAGCAGGGGCCGTGGGTCCTGGTGCTCGAGGACGTGCATCTCGCGGACACCTGCACCCTGCACCTGCTCGCGGCCCTCGCGGGTGAGGGTGCGCTCCCGCGGGCCCTGACCGTGATGACGATGCGCGGCGTGCCGCACCGCGCGGAGCTCGACGTCGTCGTCGCCGGGTGGACGCGTGCCGGCGCCCGCTACCTCGAGCTGCGGCCGCTGGGGCCGGCGGCCACCGTCGAGCTCGCGCAACGGCTGCTGAACGCCCGGGTCGGCCCGGCGCTGCGCGGCGTCCTGGCGACCACCGGCGGCAACCCGCGGCTCGTCGTCGACGTCATGCGCACGGCTGAGGCGTGCGGGGTGCTCGAACGCAGCGGCGGGGTCGTCGAGGCCGTGGGCACGGGCTGGCTCGACGAGCTCGACGAGGTCGGGCGGGCGCACGTGCAGCACCTCGGCCCGCAGGTCCTGACCATGCTCGCGCAGGCGTCGGTGCTCGGCGGGTCGTTCGTCGTCGGGGACCTGGCCGCGCTCGCCGGCGAGCCGGTCACGGAGTGCTGGCGCACGCTGCGCCACGGGCTGGCGGCAGGCGTCGTGCACGCCCGCGGCGACCGGCTCGTGTTCCGCCACGACCTCGTGCGCACCGCGCTGTACGCCGCTCTCGACGAGGGCCAGCGGCGGTCCCTGCACGCACGCGCCGCGTGGGCGCTGCGGGCCGCCGGGGCCCCGCCGCACGTGGTCGCGGCGCACCTGGAGCGCGCACGCTGACGGCGTGCCCCCTAGGGTCGGACGTGGGCGCAGGCCGCGCCCGCCCACCGACGTACGAGGAGTGGACATGCCCACGCGCACCGCACGGACCGCCTGGAACGGCACGCTGCAGGACGGCGGCGGCCAGGTCGAGCTCACCAGCTCGAAGGTCGGCACGTACGACGTCTCCTTCCCCAAGCGCGCGGCGGACGACGCCGGCGGGACGACGAGCCCCGAGGAGCTCATCGCCGCGGCGCACTCGTCCTGCTACGCGATGCAGCTCTCGGCGGACATCGCCGAGGCCGGCGGCACGCCCGTCGCGCTCGACGTGACCGCCGACGTCAGCCTGGGCCCGGACCCCGCGGGTGGCTTCCGGATCACCGGCATCGCGCTGACGGTGCGCGGCGAGGTCGAGGGCCTGGACGCCGCGGGCTTCCAGAAGGCGGCCGAGGCGGCGAAGGCCGGCTGCCCGGTGAGCAAGGCCCTGACGGGCACGCAGATCACGCTCGACGCCGCGCTCGAGTCCTGACGGCCCGCAGCACGAGCCACCGGCTCGTCGCCGGGGACCTCGGTCCCGTGAGGTAAGGCTTACCTTCGGTCTAGGTTTGCCACGTGGACCTGAGCAGTGTGCCGACCGGCGCCTTCGCCCGCGTGCTGAGCGTCGACCTCGACGAGGGGCCGCGCGTGCGGCTGCGGGAGCTGGGCGTGCGGCCGGGCGGCGAGCTGCGGGTCACCCAGCGGGGCGCGTTCGGCGGGCTCGTGGTGGGCGTCGGCGCGGACCGGTTCGCGGTCGACGCGAGCACCGCGGCGTCCATCCGCGTCGCCCCGGTGGTCGGCCCGGCGGCGCCCGCCGCCGGTCCGACGTCCCCGACGGGCTCGCCGGGCGGAACGCCATGAGCTGCCACGACGCACCGACGCACGGCACGCCCGCCGGCGGCGCGACGGCCACGGTCGACGCGCCGCTCGTCGTGCTCGTCGGCAACCCCAACGTCGGCAAGTCGACGCTGTTCAACGCGCTCACGGGTGGTCGGCAGCGCGTCGTCAACGCGCCGGGGACGACCGTCGAGCTGCAAGCCGGCACGTGGCGGCCCGGACCCGCCGCCGGGCACGCCGCCGGACCTGGTGCCATGCCCGCGGCGGACGCGGTCCGCCGGCTGCGGCTGGTCGACCTGCCGGGCGCGTACAGCCTGCTCGCGCGCACCCCGGACGAGCAGGTCAGCGCCCACGTCGTCGCCGGCGAGAGCGCGCTGGGGCGTCCGGACCTCGCGGTGGTCCTGGTCGAGGCCGGTGCGCTGTCGCGCTCCCTGTACCTGCTGGGCCAGGTCGCGCGGCAGGGCCTGCGGGTCGTGGTCGCGCTGACGATGCTCGACGTGGCACGCACGCGGGGCGTCGAGATCGACCCGGGCGCGCTCGCCGACCGGCTCGGCGTGCCGGTCGTGCCCGTCCACCCGCGCAGCGGGAGCGGCACCGACGACCTCGCGCGCGCCGTCGTCACGACGCTCGCCGCGGGTCCGGCGGGCGGCGTGCTGCGTCTGCCGGAGGAGCCGGGCGACGCGTCGGGCGACGACGTCGATGCCCTGTTCTCGTGGGTGGACGCCGTGGTCCGGTCGGTGGGCGGTCACCCGCCCACGGGCGTGCGGACGTGGTCGGACCGCGTCGACCGCGTCCTGCTGCACCCGCTGCTGGGCGTGCCGGTCCTGCTCGCCGTCGTGTGGGCGCTGTTCCAGCTCGCGACCGCGGCCGCCGCCCCTTTGATGGAGGCCGTTGACGGCGTCGTCACCGGCGCGCTCGCCGACGCGCTCACGTCCGCCCTCGGTGCCGTGCACGCCCCGGCCTGGCTCGAGGGCCTGCTCGTCGACGGTGTGCTCGCCGGGGTCGGCACGGTCGCGGCGTTCGTCCCGCTCATGGCGCTGATGTTCCTGGCCGTCGCCGTGCTCGAGGACTGCGGCTACCTCGCGCGCGCGGCGTTCGTCGCCGACCGCGCGATGCGGGCCATCGGCCTCGACGGGCGTGCGATGCTGCCGTTCGTCGTCGGCTTCGGCTGCAACCTGCCCGCGCTCGCCGCGACCCGCACGCTGCCGCACGCGCGCCAGCGCCTCCTGGTCGGGCTCCTCGTGCCGTGGACGTCGTGCCCCGCACGCCTGACCGTGTACGTGCTGCTGGCGTCGGTGTTCTTCCCCGAGCGGGCGGGCACCGCGATCTTCCTCATGTACGTCGCGAGCGTCGCGCTCGTCGTGCTCGGTGGCCTGCTGCTGCGCGTGACGCTGTTCCGGGACCTGCGCCGCGAGCCGCTCGTGCTGGCACTGCCGGCCTACCAGCGGCCGCGGGTGCGTGCGCTCGCGGCGTCGACGTGGGCGCGGGTGCGCTCGTTCCTCACCAAGGCCGGTCAGGTCGTCGTCGTCACGCTCACGGTCGTGTGGGTGGCGCTGGCGGTGCCGGTGGCCGGTGGGCACGCGGTGGGAGACGTGCCGGTCGCGGACTCCCTGTACGGCCGTGCCGCGCAGACGGTCGCGCCGGTCCTGGCGCCCGCCGGGTTCGGGGACTGGCACGCGTCGGCGGCGCTCGTGACGGGATTCGTCGCCAAGGAGGTCGTCGTCGGCGCGCTCGCGCAGGCGTACGCGGTCGACGAGCCCGCCGACCCGGCCGCGTCGGGCGACCTGGGGGACCGGCTGCGCGCCACGTTCGAGGTCTCGTCCGGTGGTCACGCCGCGGCGGCCGCGGCGGCGTTCATGGTCTTCGTGCTCGCCTACACGCCGTGCCTGGCGACCGTCGCGGAGCAGTGGCGCCTGTTCGGGGCGCGCTGGACGCTCGGGTGCGTGGGTGCCCAGCTGGTGGTCGCGTGGCTGCTGGCCGTGGCGGTGTTCCGGGTGGGGGTGTGGCTGTGAGCCTGCTGGCGGACGTCGTCGCGGCGGCCGGGCGCGGTGCGGGACCGGCGACGGTCGCGCGCGAGCTGGGCGTCGACGTGGGCCTCGTCGAGACGGTCCTGGACCACGCGGCGCGCGTCGGCCTCGTCCAGACGTCGTCCTCGGCACTGGGTCGCACCCCGTGCGGGACCTGCCCGCCCCGTGACGCGCGCCCGCCCGCGTGCGCCGGCTGCCCCCTGACGGGCCGGCCGTGACGTGGGTCGCCCGACGCCCCGGGGTCGAGGACGTGGGCACGTGCGCGGGTCCCGGGTGGTCGGTGGGAGACTGCCCATCGTGGCAGTGACGAGCGACACGAGCGGGACCGCCGTCCGGGACATCGCGCACGCGCTGCGCGCCGTCGTGCGCGGGAGCGTGGACGACTCCTCCCGGCGCCGGGCCGAGTACTCCACCGATGCGTCCAACTACCGCGTGGTCCCGCAGGTCGTCGTGTTCCCGCAGGACACCGACGACGTGCTCGCGGCGCTGTCCGTGGCACGCGAGACCGGGACGCCCCTGACGTCCCGGGGCGGCGGCACGTCGGTGGCGGGCAACGCGGTCGGCACGGGCATCGTCCTGGACTTCTCGCGGCACGTGAACCGGGTCCTGGACATCGACCCCGAGGCCCGCACGGCCCGCGTCGAGCCCGGCGTCATCATGTCCCACCTGCAGCGGGCGGCCGCGCCGCACGGCCTGCGGTTCGGCCCCGACCCGTCGACGCAGGCGCGCGCGACCCTCGGCGGCATGATCGGCAACAACGCGTGCGGGCCGCGTGCCGTGGCGTTCGGGCGCACGGCGGACAACGTCGTCGAGCTCGACGTCGTCGACGGCACGGGACGCCGGTTCACCGCCGGCGCCGGGGCGGGCGCGCTGGACGTCGTCCCGGGCCTGGACGCGCTGGTGCGCAGCCACCTCGACGTGGTCCGCACCGAGCTGGGCCGGTTCCGCCGCCAGGTGTCCGGGTACTCCCTCGAGCACCTGACGCCCGAGAACGGCACCGACCTGGCCAAGATGCTCGTCGGCACCGAGGGCACGCTCGTGACCCTGCTGGGCGCGACCGTGAACCTCGTGCCCGTGCCGTCGGCGCCCGTGCTCGTCGTGCTCGGCTACCCGGACATGCCCACGGCCGCCGACGCCGTCCCCGCGCTGCTCGCGCACGCCCCGCTGGCGATCGAGGGCATGGACTCGCGGCTCGTCGACGTGGTGCGCCGCGTCAAGGGCGCGGCCGCGGTCCCCGACCTGCCGCCCGGCGGTGGCTGGATGATGTGCGAGGTCGGCGGCGCGACCCTCGACGAGGCGATGGCGACGGCCCGCGCGCTCGCGGCCGACGCGGGCACCGACGCCGTCGGGATCTTCCCGCCGGGGCCGGACGCGGCCGCGATGTGGCGCATCCGCGAGGACGGCGCCGGTCTGGGCGGGCGGACCCCGTCCGGCGCGCAGGCGTGGCCGGGCTTCGAGGACTCCGCCGTGCCGCCCGAGCGGCTCGGCGCGTACCTGCGCGAGCTCGAGGCGCTCATGGCCGACCACCGCGTCGACGGCCTGGCGTACGGGCACTTCGGTGACGGCTGCGTCCACCTGCGCCTCGACATCCCCCTGACGCGGTCCGGCGACCCGCTGCGCGCCTTCATGGAGGACGCCGCCGTGCTCGTGGCGCGGCACGGCGGCTCGCTGTCGGGCGAGCACGGCGACGGACGCGCCCGCTCGGAGCTGCTGCCCGTCATGTACTCGCCGCGCACGATCGAGCTGTTCGGCGCGGTCAAGGACCTGTTCGACCCGCGCGACCTGCTGAACCCCGGCGTCCTGGTGCGCCCCCGACCGCTCGACGCGGACCTGCGGCGTCCGGCGGCCCGGCCGCTGCTCGCCGGGTCCGGCGGGTTCGCGTTCACGCACGACGACGGCGACATGACGACGGCCGTGCACCGGTGCGTGGGCGTCGGCAAGTGCCGCGCCGACAACACCGCGACCGGCGGCTTCATGTGCCCGTCGTACCTGGCGACCAACGACGAGAAGGACTCCACCCGGGGCCGCGCGCGCGTGCTGCAGGAGATGGCGAACGGCACGCTCGTGTCCCGCGGCTGGTCCTCGCCCGAGGTGCACGAGGTCCTCGACCTGTGCCTGAGCTGCAAGGCGTGCTCGTCGGACTGCCCCGCGGGCGTCGACATGGCGCAGTACAAGGCCGAGGTGCTGCACCGCACCTACAAGGGCCGGCTGCGGCCGGTCAACCACTACGCCCTGGGCTGGTTGCCGCGCTGGGCCCGGCTCGTCACGGGGGTGCCGGGGCTCGCGTCGCTCGCGAACGCGGTGCTCGGCGTGCGCCCGATCGCGAAGGCCGTCCTGGCGCTCGGCGGGATGGACACCCGTCGTCGCATGGTGAGCTTCGCGCCCGTGCCGTTCCGCGCGTGGGCACGGCAGGCGGGACGGCGGTCCGGCGACGTCCGCGTCGTCGGCCGTCGGGACGCCGCGACCGTGACGCTGCCCGCCGACGCGGTCGACGAGGCGGGGATGCCCGACGACGCCGGCGCCCCCGCACCCCGCCCGCCCGTGCTGCTGTGGACCGACTCGTTCAGCGACACGCTGGCCCCGTCGGTGGCGCACGCGGCCGTCGCGGTGCTGCGCGACGCGGGCTACGAGGTGCTGGTGCCCGACCACGACGCCTGCTGCGGCCTGACCTGGATCAGCACGGGCCAGCTCGACGGCGCCCGCCACCAGCTCGAGCACCTGCTGGAGGTCCTCGGACCGTTCGCGGTCAACGGCATCCCGATCGTCGGGCTGGAGCCGTCGTGCACGGCCGTGCTGCGCAGCGACCTCGTCGACCTGCTGCCGGACGACCCGCGGGCCGTCGCGGTGCAGCGTGAGACGCGCACGCTCGCGGAGCTGCTGACCGCGCCGGCACCCGTGGGCCCGGGCGAGCGCTGGCAGGTCCCCGACCTGTCCGACGTCACGGCCGTCGTCCAGCCGCACTGCCACCACTACTCCGTCATGACGTGGACGGCCGACCGTCGCCTGCTCACCGACGCGGGGGCGACGTTCTCCGCGCTCGCGGGCTGCTGCGGCCTGGCGGGCAACTTCGGCATGGAGAAGGGCCACTACGAGGTGTCGGTGGCCGTCGCGGAGAACGCGCTGCTGCCTGCGCTGCGCGCCGCGGCCCCGGGTGACGTGTACCTGGCGGACGGCTACTCCTGCCGGACGCAGGCCGAGCAGCTCGCGGACGTGCGGGGTGTGCACCTCGCCGAGCTCCTGGCCTCCCGCCTCCCGGGCCGGACGGCGTCCACCCCCTGACACGACCGGCCGCCGAACTCGTCCTTCGGCGGCGACCGGAGCTCCAGAAGCCGCCGAAAGGTGAGTTCGGCGGGTGGGGTGGGGTGGGTGTCGTCCGACCGTGGGGGGATCTTCTGGACAGGGGACCAGGACGTGGGACGGACTGTCCGTCCTCCGTTTGACGGGCTGACCCGGCCGCCCGAGATGTGGGACAGTGTCCAGGCGGTGTCACACGCCGCGCCTGCGGCGTGTCACCGTCACGACCGCCCCGCTTGTGCAAGGAAGGCCCGGACGCGACATGCCGATCTTCGAGCTCGACGACGGGCGCCCTCGCCTCGTCCAGCCGATGCAGCCGCTCGCGGGTTCGTTCGCGCAGGAGGTCACGGCCCTGGTCACGCACCACCTCGCGGCGATCGCAGGCGAGCCGCTGTTCGTCGTGCGCGCACGCGGCTCGTCCGACCGCGCCGAGCTGCCCGAGCTGCTGGCCCTCGACGCGGCCGGGCGCCCCGTCGTGGTCGCCGTCGCGCAGGTGCTGGACGACGACGCGATCGTCGCGGCGCTGCGCCACGGGGGTGCGGCGGCCCGCATGACGACCGCCGACCTGGCCCGCGCCTACCACGTGGACCCCAGCCGGTTCGCCGTCGACTTCGCGGCGTTCCGTGAGCACGTGCCGTTCGGCGCCGCCGCGGGGCGCGGGCGCACGGGCGTGCGGCTCCTGCTGCTGTGCTCCGAGGTGGCCGCCGAGGCCACGGACACCCTGGGGTTCCTGCGCGGCGGCGAGCACCAGGTCGACGTCATGCAGGTCGGTGTCGTCCGCGGTGACGAGCGGCGCCTGCTCGAGGTCTCCCCGCTGGCCCTGCACGAGGGGGTGCGCCGCACGGTCGAGCCGACCGCGCTGCGCCTGGTGCGC
This window harbors:
- a CDS encoding FAD-binding and (Fe-S)-binding domain-containing protein; protein product: MAVTSDTSGTAVRDIAHALRAVVRGSVDDSSRRRAEYSTDASNYRVVPQVVVFPQDTDDVLAALSVARETGTPLTSRGGGTSVAGNAVGTGIVLDFSRHVNRVLDIDPEARTARVEPGVIMSHLQRAAAPHGLRFGPDPSTQARATLGGMIGNNACGPRAVAFGRTADNVVELDVVDGTGRRFTAGAGAGALDVVPGLDALVRSHLDVVRTELGRFRRQVSGYSLEHLTPENGTDLAKMLVGTEGTLVTLLGATVNLVPVPSAPVLVVLGYPDMPTAADAVPALLAHAPLAIEGMDSRLVDVVRRVKGAAAVPDLPPGGGWMMCEVGGATLDEAMATARALAADAGTDAVGIFPPGPDAAAMWRIREDGAGLGGRTPSGAQAWPGFEDSAVPPERLGAYLRELEALMADHRVDGLAYGHFGDGCVHLRLDIPLTRSGDPLRAFMEDAAVLVARHGGSLSGEHGDGRARSELLPVMYSPRTIELFGAVKDLFDPRDLLNPGVLVRPRPLDADLRRPAARPLLAGSGGFAFTHDDGDMTTAVHRCVGVGKCRADNTATGGFMCPSYLATNDEKDSTRGRARVLQEMANGTLVSRGWSSPEVHEVLDLCLSCKACSSDCPAGVDMAQYKAEVLHRTYKGRLRPVNHYALGWLPRWARLVTGVPGLASLANAVLGVRPIAKAVLALGGMDTRRRMVSFAPVPFRAWARQAGRRSGDVRVVGRRDAATVTLPADAVDEAGMPDDAGAPAPRPPVLLWTDSFSDTLAPSVAHAAVAVLRDAGYEVLVPDHDACCGLTWISTGQLDGARHQLEHLLEVLGPFAVNGIPIVGLEPSCTAVLRSDLVDLLPDDPRAVAVQRETRTLAELLTAPAPVGPGERWQVPDLSDVTAVVQPHCHHYSVMTWTADRRLLTDAGATFSALAGCCGLAGNFGMEKGHYEVSVAVAENALLPALRAAAPGDVYLADGYSCRTQAEQLADVRGVHLAELLASRLPGRTASTP